The Sulfitobacter sp. SK011 genome has a window encoding:
- a CDS encoding GMC family oxidoreductase, whose product MAGFDYIIVGSGTAGSTLAARLSENDAARVLVLEGGGADRGFWLKLPVGYYKSIYDKRVSHLYRGDPDPGIMGRQMDCPRGRVVGGSSSINGLIYIRGQHADFDDWASLGADGWSFNDVLPHFRAVETYAGPPSQLRGAHGPLQISDLRNDNRACKDWMQAAKGHGLPQNDDFNGESAHGVGAYQLTLRGKWRDSAATAFLHPALQRPNLTLETHAHVTQILFDGTRATGVRYIKDGQTHEVHADCEVILCGGSVQSPQLLQLSGIGPAELLRDHGIAVRHDAPEVGENLQDHLQMRTIVELDARGASLNDHMRNPISMAKMGLEWLLQSRGPLTVGAGQVGGAACTKYAEGGRPDLQLFVMPLSVDKPGKPLHRFSGFTTSFWQCHPESRGSIRITTTDPFADPSICTNYLSAEKDQKVIVEGVRLVRALYNRPEFRHRWRREVIPGAEHQSDAEVLAAVRQMAGTVYHLVGTCRMGSDTRAVVDPQLRVNGVEGLRVVDASVMPKITSANTNAPTFMIAEKAAAMIRDAVSGARQDNTHAH is encoded by the coding sequence GTGGCGGGCTTTGATTACATCATTGTCGGATCGGGAACGGCAGGGTCGACATTGGCCGCCCGATTGTCTGAAAACGACGCAGCGCGCGTTCTGGTCCTGGAGGGCGGTGGTGCTGATCGCGGTTTCTGGCTGAAACTGCCGGTTGGCTACTACAAATCCATCTACGACAAACGCGTCTCGCACCTTTATCGCGGCGACCCGGACCCCGGCATCATGGGGCGACAAATGGATTGCCCGCGCGGACGCGTTGTCGGCGGGTCAAGTTCAATCAATGGTCTGATCTATATTCGTGGACAACACGCGGATTTCGACGATTGGGCCTCGCTTGGCGCGGATGGATGGTCGTTCAACGATGTGCTGCCACACTTTCGCGCGGTCGAGACCTATGCCGGCCCGCCCTCGCAACTGCGCGGCGCACATGGGCCTTTGCAAATCTCGGACTTACGCAACGACAACCGCGCCTGCAAGGACTGGATGCAAGCGGCCAAGGGTCACGGTCTGCCGCAGAACGACGACTTTAACGGTGAAAGCGCGCATGGCGTCGGCGCGTATCAATTGACACTGCGGGGCAAGTGGCGCGACAGCGCGGCGACGGCCTTTCTGCATCCCGCATTGCAGCGCCCGAACCTGACGCTGGAAACCCATGCCCACGTTACCCAGATCCTTTTTGATGGCACGCGCGCAACCGGCGTCCGCTATATCAAGGACGGCCAGACGCACGAGGTTCATGCCGATTGCGAAGTGATCCTGTGTGGTGGGTCCGTCCAGTCGCCGCAGCTTCTGCAGCTGTCCGGGATCGGACCGGCGGAGCTGCTGCGTGACCACGGCATCGCGGTGCGCCACGACGCGCCTGAGGTGGGCGAGAACCTTCAGGACCACCTGCAGATGCGCACCATTGTCGAGCTGGACGCGCGCGGTGCCTCTCTTAACGATCACATGCGAAACCCCATCAGCATGGCAAAAATGGGGTTGGAGTGGCTGTTGCAGTCGCGCGGACCACTGACCGTCGGTGCAGGCCAGGTTGGGGGTGCGGCCTGCACAAAGTACGCCGAAGGTGGTCGCCCCGATCTGCAACTATTCGTCATGCCATTGTCCGTCGACAAACCCGGCAAGCCGCTGCATCGTTTTTCCGGCTTCACGACCTCGTTCTGGCAGTGCCACCCGGAAAGCCGTGGCTCGATCCGAATCACCACGACCGATCCTTTTGCCGATCCGAGCATTTGCACGAATTATCTGTCAGCTGAGAAAGACCAGAAGGTCATCGTCGAAGGTGTCAGGCTGGTCCGCGCACTCTACAACCGCCCCGAATTTCGCCATCGCTGGCGGCGCGAGGTGATCCCCGGTGCCGAGCATCAAAGCGACGCCGAGGTGCTGGCCGCCGTGCGTCAGATGGCCGGAACGGTTTATCATCTGGTAGGCACCTGCCGCATGGGGTCGGATACGCGCGCTGTTGTGGACCCTCAGTTGCGGGTCAATGGCGTTGAGGGGCTGCGCGTCGTTGATGCCTCGGTCATGCCCAAAATCACGTCGGCCAACACAAACGCCCCCACTTTCATGATCGCCGAAAAGGCTGCCGCGATGATCCGCGATGCCGTCTCAGGTGCAAGACAGGACAACACCCATGCCCATTGA
- a CDS encoding aldehyde dehydrogenase yields the protein MPIEIRNPAAPDQIVASYNEMPMDALDDCVGQARQAQVDWAKKPQPERGALVARYVDALEARTEDIALSITREMGKPMAEARGEVGKAIGEARACIGRASAPIGEVFPSQIPGTVAYSTRRPRGVILGINPWNFPFSTPMRKAIPGLIYGNAILLKPASLTPGAIALMAEIATGILPAKLVQAVIGGGALGHALTEHKGVDAVSFTGSVDVGKRVAIAAAEHLAEVSLELGGKNPAIVNDASDLDAALDQIMASAFAVCGQRCTAVSRVIVHRALEADVVAGLTRRANTMEPMDGTAEGAKIGPLSSAQQLEDVDGFVARARSEGATVAAGGHMLDTPSGGYFYAPTILSGVTRDMEVARDEVFGPVLSVIAYDTVDEAMSIANDIAFGLSSCLYSERTDVVERFVAESESGMIHVNAGSFPENHLPFVGVKNSAMGVGGSNGPSTIQFYTTEHTVYRRAKV from the coding sequence ATGCCCATTGAAATCCGCAACCCCGCCGCCCCGGACCAGATCGTGGCAAGTTATAATGAAATGCCCATGGACGCTCTGGACGACTGTGTTGGCCAAGCGCGTCAGGCTCAGGTTGACTGGGCAAAGAAACCACAACCGGAGCGCGGTGCGCTGGTCGCCAGATACGTTGATGCGCTGGAGGCCCGCACCGAGGACATCGCCTTGTCCATCACCCGGGAAATGGGCAAGCCCATGGCCGAGGCGCGGGGCGAGGTCGGCAAGGCAATCGGCGAAGCGCGGGCCTGTATTGGCCGGGCCAGCGCACCGATTGGCGAGGTGTTTCCGTCGCAGATCCCCGGCACCGTCGCCTATTCGACACGCCGCCCGCGTGGCGTGATCCTTGGCATCAATCCCTGGAACTTCCCGTTCAGCACACCGATGCGCAAGGCAATCCCTGGCCTGATTTACGGCAACGCAATCTTGCTTAAACCTGCGTCTTTGACACCCGGCGCCATCGCCCTGATGGCCGAGATCGCCACCGGGATCCTGCCTGCGAAACTTGTGCAGGCCGTGATCGGCGGCGGCGCTTTGGGACATGCCCTAACCGAGCACAAGGGCGTCGATGCCGTCAGCTTTACCGGATCGGTCGACGTCGGCAAACGGGTTGCCATCGCGGCGGCGGAACATCTGGCGGAAGTGTCGCTTGAACTTGGCGGCAAGAACCCCGCTATCGTGAATGACGCCAGCGATCTGGACGCCGCACTTGATCAGATCATGGCGTCGGCCTTCGCGGTATGTGGCCAGAGGTGTACCGCGGTCAGCCGTGTCATCGTGCACCGCGCGCTGGAGGCGGACGTCGTCGCAGGACTGACACGGCGCGCAAACACCATGGAGCCAATGGACGGCACGGCAGAGGGTGCGAAAATTGGCCCGCTGTCCAGCGCACAGCAGCTTGAGGATGTGGACGGCTTTGTCGCACGCGCCAGGTCCGAGGGCGCGACAGTCGCGGCAGGCGGTCACATGCTCGACACACCCTCAGGCGGGTATTTCTATGCGCCGACCATTCTTTCCGGCGTCACGCGCGACATGGAGGTTGCTCGCGACGAGGTCTTTGGCCCGGTCCTGTCGGTGATCGCTTATGACACGGTGGACGAAGCTATGAGCATTGCCAATGATATCGCTTTTGGTCTGTCGTCCTGTCTGTACTCGGAACGCACAGACGTGGTGGAACGCTTTGTCGCCGAAAGCGAAAGCGGGATGATTCATGTGAACGCGGGCAGCTTTCCAGAAAACCACCTGCCTTTTGTGGGCGTCAAGAACAGTGCCATGGGCGTCGGCGGATCGAACGGCCCGTCGACCATCCAGTTCTATACCACCGAGCACACAGTCTATCGTCGGGCAAAGGTGTAA
- a CDS encoding mandelate racemase/muconate lactonizing enzyme family protein: MIEITRIQAWAFRSPTKKPVATSFGVMHDRPAVLVRIEDRDGAFGWGEIWANWPAAGAEHRVRLLEMDVAHLVLGVPFASPTDFFHKLDAQTRIRAVQCGEVGPFAQVIAGLDIALWDMAARREGLPLRRLIRKDAADSVPAYASGIQISAADDLMPRARADGHQRFKLKVGFDMDADIAAVHRVEADLAQNELIACDANQAWSLQQAKEFLSGIAGVPLHWLEEPLPVFNDAADWRTLADHATIPLAGGENIIGEADFDNAIKAGVLSVIQPDVAKWGGVTGNLAVARNALANSRRYFPHFLGAGIGMAASAELLAGAGGDGLLEVDVNENPLRSMLFEGGEPVSDGMWQCSDRPGLGIHDIPEGLAQFETLFAEIR, translated from the coding sequence ATGATCGAAATTACCCGCATTCAGGCATGGGCCTTCCGCAGCCCGACGAAAAAGCCCGTCGCCACATCTTTCGGCGTCATGCATGACCGCCCGGCTGTGTTGGTACGTATCGAGGATCGCGATGGTGCTTTTGGCTGGGGTGAGATCTGGGCCAACTGGCCCGCTGCAGGGGCAGAGCATCGGGTGCGCCTGCTGGAAATGGATGTAGCCCATCTGGTGCTCGGCGTGCCCTTCGCTTCACCAACCGACTTCTTTCACAAGCTCGACGCACAGACCCGCATCCGCGCCGTCCAATGCGGCGAGGTCGGACCTTTTGCGCAAGTGATCGCCGGGCTGGACATCGCGCTTTGGGACATGGCCGCGCGACGCGAAGGGCTGCCGCTGCGCCGTCTGATCCGCAAGGATGCGGCCGACAGCGTTCCAGCCTATGCCAGTGGCATCCAGATTTCAGCGGCTGATGACCTGATGCCGCGTGCACGCGCTGACGGGCACCAGCGTTTCAAGTTGAAGGTCGGCTTTGACATGGACGCCGACATCGCCGCAGTGCACAGGGTTGAGGCGGATCTGGCGCAGAATGAACTGATCGCCTGCGACGCCAATCAAGCCTGGTCCCTGCAACAAGCCAAGGAATTTCTTTCGGGCATTGCGGGCGTACCACTGCATTGGCTTGAGGAACCGCTGCCGGTTTTCAACGATGCCGCAGACTGGCGGACCCTCGCGGATCACGCAACCATCCCGCTGGCAGGCGGAGAGAACATCATCGGGGAAGCCGACTTTGACAACGCGATTAAGGCAGGCGTTCTGTCTGTGATCCAGCCGGACGTTGCGAAATGGGGCGGCGTCACCGGCAATCTTGCGGTGGCGCGGAATGCGCTTGCCAACTCTCGCCGCTATTTCCCGCATTTCCTTGGCGCAGGCATCGGAATGGCCGCATCGGCAGAGCTGCTCGCAGGTGCTGGCGGCGACGGCCTTTTGGAGGTCGACGTTAATGAAAACCCGCTCCGTTCGATGCTCTTTGAGGGCGGTGAGCCTGTGTCGGACGGCATGTGGCAGTGTTCTGACAGGCCGGGGCTTGGCATTCACGACATCCCCGAGGGGCTGGCGCAGTTCGAGACTCTTTTCGCCGAGATCCGCTAG
- a CDS encoding formylglycine-generating enzyme family protein encodes MDFKAGGSHGSTETVVVPAGSAIVGTGAPQIPDDGEGPLRRVAVKSFRIAVTAVTNTEFRAFVENTGYITEAERFGWSFVFWSQVPHSVGPTQAVSEVEWWRRVDGACWFAPNGPNTEDDCLPDHPAVHISWHDARAYAAWVGGRLPTEVEWEHAARAGQGDVRFPWGDDEPNDTTFTPCNIWQGDFPKVNSATDGYVTTAPVRSFEPNPWGLYNLAGNVWEWTADPYRVKSLKRSVKARLAGMKGYKLSKGGSFLCHRSYCYRYRIAARSGSSPDSSTTHHGFRVVWSV; translated from the coding sequence TTGGACTTTAAAGCTGGCGGAAGCCACGGCAGTACAGAGACCGTAGTTGTCCCAGCCGGATCGGCCATCGTCGGCACCGGCGCGCCGCAGATCCCGGACGACGGAGAAGGACCGCTGCGCAGGGTCGCGGTCAAATCCTTCCGCATCGCGGTCACCGCCGTCACCAATACTGAGTTCCGCGCTTTCGTCGAGAATACCGGCTATATCACCGAGGCAGAGCGCTTTGGCTGGTCTTTCGTGTTCTGGAGCCAGGTCCCCCATAGCGTCGGCCCTACCCAAGCGGTCAGCGAGGTTGAATGGTGGCGAAGGGTCGATGGTGCCTGCTGGTTCGCCCCAAACGGTCCCAACACCGAAGACGATTGTCTGCCGGATCATCCTGCTGTTCACATCTCGTGGCATGATGCCCGCGCCTATGCGGCCTGGGTCGGCGGACGGCTTCCGACCGAAGTAGAATGGGAACACGCCGCCCGTGCCGGTCAGGGTGACGTCAGGTTCCCCTGGGGCGATGACGAGCCGAATGACACCACGTTCACCCCCTGTAACATCTGGCAGGGTGATTTTCCAAAAGTGAACAGCGCCACGGATGGGTATGTCACAACGGCACCTGTTCGGTCGTTTGAGCCAAACCCCTGGGGGCTCTATAATCTTGCAGGCAATGTATGGGAGTGGACCGCGGATCCTTACCGCGTCAAGTCGCTGAAACGCTCAGTCAAGGCGCGGCTGGCTGGGATGAAGGGGTATAAACTATCAAAGGGCGGATCGTTTCTTTGTCACCGCAGCTATTGCTATCGATACCGCATCGCCGCACGCTCGGGCTCATCGCCGGACAGTTCGACAACGCATCACGGCTTCCGCGTGGTCTGGTCGGTCTGA
- the betC gene encoding choline-sulfatase, with protein sequence MSEKPNILMIMADQLAPQALSFYGNTVCKTPHLDRLAADSVVFDNAYCNHPVCVPSRASMMSGRLTPAIEVWDNACALASGQPTLAHHLRHLGYHTVLSGKMHFIGPDQLHGFEERTVTDVYPSGFDWVADWEAGPVFVPSATGLNGVVDAGPAARTLQEDFDEEVAHAAVQTIYDLARRGKDAGPWFQIASFTSPHTPFVADQKYWDRYDPDDIDLPKVGTLPFDNLDYASRALFFAHGRHRHRVTEDDLRRARHGYYAMISFIDEKVGEILAALKASGQADNTVVLFCADHGEMLGERGMWFKQSFYEWSARVPLMVSAPRKYAPRRVNDCVSLVDLLPTLVGIGGGEVSLPCDGESLEPALTGGATRDLVIADYYGIGPCVPYRMVRQGRFKLIYTHNHPDLLFDLKADPDELQTLADDPTHDETLQRLKSILLDGWDPEDIDQQIRTSQAERLFLKTTPGTPEVWDFVARIGDEARYVRRGSGGVDGTKANRRLPKVEPIEAHFPELSQEDVAAIIAGRVPLPSYLSEDGHDVGNS encoded by the coding sequence GTGAGCGAAAAGCCGAACATCCTGATGATCATGGCCGATCAGCTGGCCCCGCAAGCCTTGTCGTTCTATGGCAACACGGTCTGCAAGACGCCGCATCTTGATCGGTTGGCAGCCGACAGCGTGGTGTTCGACAATGCCTATTGCAACCATCCGGTTTGCGTGCCCTCGCGTGCCTCGATGATGTCGGGGCGGCTGACGCCCGCGATAGAGGTTTGGGACAACGCCTGCGCCTTGGCCTCCGGCCAACCAACACTGGCGCACCATCTGCGTCATCTGGGCTATCACACTGTTCTATCAGGAAAGATGCACTTCATCGGACCCGATCAACTGCACGGGTTTGAAGAGCGCACGGTGACGGATGTGTACCCCTCAGGCTTTGACTGGGTTGCCGATTGGGAGGCCGGACCGGTCTTTGTGCCATCGGCCACAGGATTGAACGGTGTCGTCGATGCCGGACCCGCCGCACGCACCCTGCAGGAAGATTTTGATGAAGAAGTCGCGCACGCTGCGGTGCAGACCATCTATGATCTGGCAAGGCGCGGTAAAGATGCGGGCCCGTGGTTTCAGATTGCATCCTTCACCAGCCCGCACACACCGTTCGTTGCAGACCAGAAATACTGGGACCGCTACGATCCGGATGACATTGATCTGCCAAAGGTCGGCACCCTGCCCTTCGACAATCTGGATTACGCGTCCCGCGCGCTGTTCTTCGCCCACGGGCGACACCGGCACCGGGTGACAGAAGATGACCTGCGTCGTGCACGCCACGGATATTACGCCATGATATCGTTCATTGACGAAAAGGTCGGTGAGATCCTCGCGGCTTTGAAGGCCAGCGGACAAGCCGACAACACAGTCGTCCTCTTCTGCGCGGATCATGGCGAGATGCTGGGCGAGCGCGGCATGTGGTTCAAACAAAGCTTTTATGAATGGTCCGCGCGGGTGCCTTTGATGGTGTCCGCACCCCGTAAATACGCGCCCAGACGGGTCAATGATTGTGTGTCGCTGGTTGATCTGTTGCCAACGCTTGTGGGCATCGGGGGCGGCGAGGTGAGCTTGCCATGCGATGGTGAAAGCCTTGAACCTGCTTTGACCGGGGGCGCGACCCGCGATCTGGTGATCGCTGACTACTACGGCATCGGGCCTTGTGTGCCCTACCGCATGGTCCGTCAGGGACGGTTCAAGCTGATTTATACCCACAACCACCCGGACCTGTTGTTCGATCTCAAGGCGGATCCGGACGAATTGCAAACCCTTGCGGACGATCCGACCCATGATGAGACGTTGCAGCGGCTGAAATCCATCCTGCTGGACGGATGGGACCCCGAGGACATCGACCAACAGATTCGCACCAGCCAAGCCGAAAGGCTGTTTCTGAAAACAACGCCCGGCACGCCCGAGGTCTGGGATTTCGTCGCGCGCATTGGCGACGAGGCGCGTTATGTGCGACGTGGATCGGGCGGCGTGGACGGGACCAAGGCCAATCGCCGTTTGCCCAAAGTGGAACCGATCGAAGCGCATTTTCCTGAGCTTTCTCAAGAAGATGTGGCCGCGATTATTGCCGGCCGCGTGCCACTGCCAAGCTACCTTTCAGAAGACGGGCACGATGTTGGCAACTCCTGA
- a CDS encoding GntR family transcriptional regulator: MTDTLRQSRSPLYLQIAEILRQDLDRGVWTAGELLPTISALSAQYSVAKITVRQAVKILEEEGLLESRRGRGTTVLPPPPSRDRLHLGTRLSNLADLYRGDKPALDLLEDRDADVTGELVIGTVSERGYHLLRRTHTRNGETYCVISIYFEKDVFARHEAEFRTQLALPVLVDSGDIDIARARQSLTIGKCDYGTAGLLGLAVGDPVVEVRRVICDAQDQIIYVADVTYRSDYVRLEMDLLA, encoded by the coding sequence ATGACAGACACGCTCCGGCAAAGCCGCTCCCCGCTTTACCTTCAGATCGCCGAGATCCTGAGGCAGGATCTGGATCGGGGCGTTTGGACTGCAGGTGAACTTTTGCCAACAATTTCAGCTCTTTCGGCACAATATTCGGTGGCAAAGATCACTGTGCGGCAAGCCGTGAAAATCCTTGAGGAAGAGGGCCTGCTGGAATCGCGGCGCGGACGTGGTACAACGGTTCTGCCGCCCCCACCATCGCGGGACAGGTTGCATCTTGGCACACGCCTCTCAAACCTGGCTGATCTCTATCGCGGTGACAAACCGGCGCTCGACCTTTTGGAAGATCGGGACGCGGATGTGACGGGCGAGCTGGTGATCGGCACGGTGTCAGAGCGTGGCTATCACCTGTTGCGGCGCACCCATACGCGCAATGGCGAGACCTATTGTGTCATCTCGATCTACTTCGAAAAGGATGTCTTTGCCCGCCACGAAGCTGAGTTCAGGACCCAGCTTGCCTTGCCGGTGCTGGTTGATTCAGGCGACATCGATATTGCCCGCGCGCGCCAGTCGCTCACTATTGGCAAGTGCGATTATGGCACCGCGGGCCTGTTGGGCCTTGCGGTTGGCGACCCGGTGGTCGAAGTCCGGCGGGTGATCTGCGATGCTCAGGATCAGATCATTTACGTCGCCGACGTTACCTATCGCAGTGATTATGTGCGACTGGAAATGGACCTGCTTGCATGA